A single Sporosarcina sp. FSL W8-0480 DNA region contains:
- the brnQ gene encoding branched-chain amino acid transport system II carrier protein → MQKKLSFSSYLAIGVMLFALFFGAGNLIFPAQLGQYAGDNLWPATIGFLITGAGLPLLGVLAMGFSGSRNLQELASRVHPIYGLLFTSILYLTIGPFFAAPRTGAVAYEIGIATSIPEEYTKIGLLLFTLIFFGITLWLSLNPAKIVDRVGKLMSPIIIILLLVLLVVAFLNPIGEFQSPVDAYAEGAFVKGLTEGYNTMDALASLVFGIIVIKVLRSYGVRNKMQIFSATVKTGVVASGILALIYVGIAYLGATTAEKFGLFETGGPVLSEAASYYFGTIGTVLLAVVIILACLTTSIGLITACGEYFNTIIPKVGYKTFVTGFTVFCFIVSNFGLANIITYSIPVLMLLYPLAVVLMLLTFTSPLFGHARIVYVGATATALLISLFDGIKTLYSTLGYEKTEWPSYLKSIDSFYSSILPFYSDGLGWILPVLVVMIFTALIALILKPAPAHR, encoded by the coding sequence ATGCAAAAAAAATTGTCATTTTCTTCATATTTAGCTATAGGAGTCATGCTATTTGCCCTCTTCTTTGGAGCGGGAAATCTAATATTCCCTGCACAGTTGGGACAATATGCAGGCGATAATCTCTGGCCTGCAACAATCGGATTTCTAATTACCGGAGCCGGACTACCACTTTTAGGGGTCTTGGCAATGGGGTTCTCAGGAAGTAGAAACTTACAAGAACTTGCAAGCCGGGTACACCCCATATACGGTTTATTATTCACCTCTATACTATATTTAACAATCGGTCCATTTTTTGCAGCACCTCGTACCGGGGCAGTTGCATACGAAATTGGAATCGCGACTTCTATTCCGGAAGAATATACGAAAATTGGACTGTTACTGTTTACATTAATATTTTTCGGAATAACATTATGGCTTTCGTTGAATCCTGCTAAAATTGTGGATCGTGTCGGGAAACTTATGTCTCCAATTATCATAATATTGTTACTTGTCCTATTAGTCGTTGCGTTTTTGAATCCTATCGGAGAATTTCAAAGCCCTGTTGATGCTTATGCTGAAGGTGCTTTTGTAAAAGGATTAACCGAAGGCTATAATACGATGGATGCTTTAGCTTCACTTGTATTCGGGATTATCGTCATTAAAGTATTACGTTCATATGGAGTTAGGAATAAGATGCAAATCTTTTCTGCAACTGTGAAAACCGGAGTCGTAGCTTCAGGTATCCTTGCATTAATATATGTGGGGATTGCGTATCTTGGAGCGACGACAGCTGAGAAGTTCGGATTATTTGAAACTGGTGGCCCTGTTTTAAGTGAGGCAGCTTCCTATTACTTTGGCACAATCGGCACCGTATTGCTGGCAGTCGTAATTATTCTTGCATGCTTGACAACAAGTATCGGCCTCATCACCGCATGCGGAGAATATTTCAATACAATCATTCCAAAAGTTGGATACAAGACATTCGTAACGGGGTTCACAGTCTTTTGCTTCATTGTCTCGAATTTTGGTTTAGCTAACATTATTACCTATTCGATTCCTGTTCTAATGTTGCTTTACCCATTGGCCGTAGTCCTTATGTTACTAACATTCACTTCACCGCTGTTCGGACATGCAAGAATCGTTTATGTTGGTGCAACAGCTACAGCATTATTAATCAGCCTCTTTGATGGGATAAAAACATTATATTCCACGTTAGGTTACGAAAAAACGGAATGGCCAAGCTATCTCAAGTCTATTGATTCATTCTATAGTTCAATCCTTCCGTTTTACAGCGATGGGTTAGGCTGGATCCTTCCAGTGTTAGTCGTGATGATCTTCACAGCCCTTATCGCACTTATTTTGAAACCGGCACCGGCCCATCGATAG
- a CDS encoding SMC family ATPase, translating to MKPIQLTMTAFGPYKGTEVVDFRNLEDHRLFVVSGATGAGKTTIFDAICFALYGQASGEDRSESRSMRSDFADDSTQTAVELIFEINQRTYRVMRQIPYLKANNKTETAARCEFFELTTDGEIPFVDRQIVSEINRKIEELVGFTQAQFSQIVMLPQGEFRKFLTSDTENKETIMRKIFKTEEYREVVNRLKMKRDEAHVRLTEEKSRIEGFIRQIPSSIPERDSLIFEVLSSEYRNVSQVLDGIEEEAQYYSKKMVEDEKKYKLAYEKHAEMLSGYHVAKNINEQFDQLEQLTKSMETLKAEIPSVTIKEQRISNAERAAIIHEIEGHFQQLRNETEIRLKEWNHAVKEAQEAKMSLETIEILYKQEESKQEERGQVTERLIRLRDFLPAVMELSVKESTVKSLEQRLQHMQEEFIVSTKRAAVEKEKLEQMKAQIEKMEFDVIPLEEIAEKMSRVESDLKIVQDHMKISAEVVKWKQQKEKGSVVVRKMRDYFTQMQNLWLNNQAALLADSLKDGEPCPVCGSGHHPSKTHRHSEDSVTREELDQKQIELAKIEGSYQAVCAKYDTYLEQMEAKEIEMKELRIENNLDGLLAIKKELTEKATHLRAIRDKLPNLKKMLKTQEETASAMQIAQIENEKRALEQKSLLDKETSLLEREIAQIPEEMRNLPALQMKITEVESYKNRLDNAWQSVQKSREEARGKLTKAESAEFHCKKTFDECSVKKENAKMRFKEALDSSDFVSETEYREAKMSESDRRLLKEQVMDFKQRLHSTGEKIAELKARLLGKEKANLMQMQETVQSLKASYESAWTEMNKSTEYKTALISLAENIKRTGKGIDELERKVSKIADLYDTVRGQNELKLSFERFIQIDYLERIIQSANERLKDLSNGQFQLLRSDRQETRGKQSGLGLDVHDGYTGQNRDVKTLSGGEKFNASLSLALGMADVIQSFQGSVSIDTMFIDEGFGTLDEESLQKAIDTLVDLQKSGRMIGVISHVEELKAALPAILEVRKTREGHSETKFILK from the coding sequence TTAACGATGACTGCTTTTGGACCTTATAAGGGAACAGAAGTAGTTGATTTCCGCAACCTTGAGGATCACAGGTTATTCGTTGTATCTGGAGCTACTGGAGCTGGAAAAACAACGATTTTCGATGCGATTTGTTTTGCGTTATACGGACAAGCGAGCGGTGAAGACCGATCAGAATCCCGCTCAATGCGAAGTGACTTCGCTGACGATTCTACTCAAACAGCGGTTGAATTAATTTTTGAAATCAATCAACGCACATATCGAGTCATGCGGCAAATCCCATATTTAAAAGCTAACAATAAAACAGAAACAGCAGCAAGATGTGAGTTCTTTGAGCTGACTACAGACGGGGAAATCCCGTTTGTCGACCGTCAAATCGTCTCTGAAATTAATCGGAAAATCGAAGAACTTGTTGGGTTTACACAAGCACAATTTAGTCAGATTGTTATGCTTCCACAAGGGGAATTCAGGAAATTCTTGACATCCGACACGGAGAATAAAGAAACAATCATGAGAAAAATCTTCAAGACGGAGGAATACCGTGAAGTCGTCAATCGATTGAAAATGAAACGGGATGAGGCACATGTCCGTTTAACCGAAGAGAAAAGCAGGATTGAAGGGTTTATTCGTCAAATTCCTTCCAGCATACCGGAAAGGGATTCATTGATCTTTGAAGTGCTTTCGAGTGAGTACAGGAATGTTTCGCAAGTACTTGACGGCATAGAAGAAGAAGCCCAATATTATTCAAAAAAAATGGTGGAAGATGAAAAGAAATATAAACTTGCATATGAAAAGCATGCCGAAATGCTTTCGGGCTATCATGTAGCGAAAAATATCAATGAACAATTTGATCAGCTTGAACAGTTGACAAAGAGTATGGAGACATTGAAGGCAGAAATTCCATCTGTCACGATTAAAGAACAACGCATATCCAATGCGGAGCGGGCTGCGATCATCCATGAAATCGAAGGTCATTTTCAGCAGTTGCGTAACGAGACAGAAATAAGGTTGAAAGAATGGAATCATGCGGTAAAAGAAGCGCAAGAAGCAAAAATGTCATTGGAAACAATTGAAATACTATATAAACAAGAAGAATCCAAGCAGGAAGAAAGGGGGCAAGTGACAGAACGTCTTATCCGTCTGCGCGACTTTCTTCCGGCGGTAATGGAATTATCAGTTAAGGAATCGACAGTGAAAAGCTTGGAGCAGCGCCTTCAACATATGCAGGAAGAATTTATCGTTTCGACGAAAAGGGCAGCTGTCGAAAAAGAAAAATTAGAGCAGATGAAGGCTCAAATCGAAAAAATGGAATTTGATGTTATTCCTTTGGAAGAAATTGCTGAAAAAATGAGCCGAGTGGAATCTGATTTGAAAATTGTACAAGACCATATGAAAATTAGTGCAGAAGTCGTGAAGTGGAAGCAACAAAAGGAAAAGGGATCCGTTGTTGTACGTAAGATGAGAGATTACTTTACACAAATGCAAAATTTGTGGTTGAATAATCAGGCCGCGCTTTTGGCAGATTCGTTGAAGGATGGGGAGCCGTGTCCGGTTTGCGGAAGTGGGCACCACCCGTCAAAAACGCATAGACATAGCGAAGATTCAGTGACTCGTGAAGAACTTGACCAAAAACAAATCGAATTAGCAAAAATAGAAGGTTCTTACCAAGCGGTCTGTGCAAAATACGATACGTATCTCGAACAAATGGAAGCAAAAGAGATTGAAATGAAGGAACTTCGGATTGAAAACAATCTTGATGGCCTGTTGGCAATCAAAAAAGAGTTAACAGAAAAGGCAACCCATTTACGTGCAATAAGGGATAAACTGCCCAACTTAAAAAAGATGCTAAAAACACAGGAAGAGACAGCGTCGGCCATGCAGATTGCTCAAATTGAAAACGAAAAAAGGGCTCTTGAACAAAAATCGCTTTTGGACAAAGAGACATCATTATTGGAAAGGGAAATAGCCCAAATTCCTGAAGAAATGCGTAACTTGCCCGCCTTGCAAATGAAAATTACTGAAGTTGAATCCTATAAGAATCGTTTGGATAATGCGTGGCAGTCCGTTCAAAAGTCACGCGAGGAAGCGAGAGGGAAACTAACAAAGGCGGAATCTGCAGAGTTTCACTGCAAAAAGACATTTGACGAATGCTCCGTTAAAAAGGAAAATGCAAAAATGAGATTCAAAGAAGCCTTAGATTCTTCCGATTTCGTATCGGAAACGGAATATCGGGAAGCGAAAATGTCGGAATCAGATAGACGTCTTTTAAAGGAACAAGTGATGGACTTCAAACAAAGGCTCCATTCAACAGGGGAAAAAATTGCTGAACTAAAAGCCCGCTTGCTTGGAAAAGAAAAAGCGAACTTGATGCAGATGCAAGAAACTGTACAAAGTTTGAAAGCATCTTATGAGTCCGCCTGGACGGAAATGAACAAATCAACAGAATATAAAACGGCTTTGATTTCATTGGCAGAGAATATTAAAAGAACTGGTAAAGGTATTGATGAGCTTGAAAGAAAGGTAAGTAAAATTGCCGACCTTTACGATACGGTTAGGGGTCAAAATGAGTTGAAGCTCTCATTTGAACGATTCATCCAAATCGATTATTTGGAGCGCATCATTCAATCTGCAAACGAGAGACTTAAAGATTTATCGAACGGGCAATTTCAGCTATTACGAAGTGACCGTCAGGAAACGAGAGGAAAACAGAGTGGTTTAGGATTGGATGTGCATGACGGGTATACCGGCCAGAATAGGGATGTGAAGACGTTATCAGGAGGCGAGAAGTTTAATGCGTCGCTCAGTCTCGCGTTAGGGATGGCTGACGTTATCCAAAGCTTCCAAGGGTCGGTATCGATTGATACGATGTTTATCGACGAAGGGTTTGGGACATTGGACGAAGAGTCATTGCAGAAGGCAATTGATACACTCGTTGACTTGCAAAAATCGGGCAGAATGATAGGGGTCATTTCCCACGTTGAGGAGTTAAAAGCAGCATTACCAGCTATTCTTGAGGTACGTAAGACAAGAGAAGGCCATAGTGAAACTAAATTTATCCTTAAATAA